The Nicotiana sylvestris chromosome 6, ASM39365v2, whole genome shotgun sequence genomic sequence TTGGTATAATGGAACTGTGTAGTTGAACAATCTGTTATTATCCGTATATTCTCCATGTGATATAGAAATTGAGCTacaaatcatgttagaaatcatgtttagtcCATGTGTTGGTACCGTGAGAACCCTCAGAGGTCGCATACATGTTAAGTTATTTGCTAAATTATTGTTTTGTACTCAGTCTTAATTTtacttgcatatcatatctcagtctctattgttCTTTGTTGATATATTATATCATTtctgtttgggctgattttcatgatTACTAAGAGCCCGAGAGACTCTAGAGGTTGATGACTAAGTGAGATTGAGAGccgattgtgaggatatttatgggatcgagctgcacaccgcaacatgtTTCATTGATTTATCCCATGATTGGGTTGTTATAGAGTTTGGGTTGAAgaatcccctccggagtctgtacacaccctcagtgagcgcaggtacctactgtgtgcgagtgccgagtgcggAGCGACTGAGAGGAATTAGTaactgtgaggaatgagtgattgtgaggttggagttaATGGAAGGACTGGGTGAATGTTGCTCTAACAGGATGCATTTGACTTCATTACTGTTGCACTTCGACTATCATATATCACCGTTCTATAATTTCTGAGAGTTATATTCTGTTTCGCTTGAACTTGACATGAATTTACTGTTTTGGCCTAAATTGTCGAACTTGAAAGTATGTCTACCTTCCTATGTTGAAATTACTGTAATTGAACTTTAATTGTGAAGTTCATCACTACTTTCAATCCTttatttagtcttgttacttactgagttggttgtactcacgctacatcctgcactttgtgtgcagatctaggtgtttTCGGAGACGGTGGGTATTGATTCCTTTCCACAGTTGATCGTTTGGAGATTTTAAGGTAGCTACCCGATGTTTCGCAGACCTTGTCTCTCCTTCCCTATCATTCCGCTTTATGTATTTAGTTTCAGACTATTAAAGACAGTACTCCCAGATTTGTGATGTatagacgctcatgtactcagtgacaccccgatgttgggaaTTTCTATATTGGTTTTGACTTTCTGTCCAGTTTTTGAGTTGGAATCATTTCGAAAAGGCGGCTTGCCTTTTACCACGTTATGCACCATCACGACATGCTAAGTTTTGGGCAATGACACTTGTCTTGAGATTTTTTAGTTAAAAAAGACGAGATACAAAGGAACTTGTTTTCTCATGTAAGAATCAGTCAAATGTGCAAAAATGAATAGCTAATTCAGAGAATCTGGATTGAAATCATACAGTAATTGTGAGAAACATGAAAACAAAACTAtacataaagaaagaaaaataaaattgatgTGAAGgtaaatatattaatatttttaatgAGATAAAATATTTATCTTATTAAATTACTCAATCCGACCTttatcaaattttaaaaaatcttaaatttgttttttttattaattattgtacaaatataaattatatattttgagGCCTTAAATATTTTGGGGCCTAAGGCAAGGGTTTCACCTGCCTTACCCTAGAGCCACTATTGAGCCCATAATAGTCTAAAATATAAATTCCATTATTATAAGTATTTTTTGCTGACCTAAAAAAAGCTTTTGATGACGAACTCATATTTTAGCGATTTGAAGGCAATATACTTTGTCagtcttttttttattattcggTATCTGTTTTTCAAGCGATTCATAAAATTTTGATAGTAAAGTCTAAATTTTGTAATCTTAATGTTTAATTTATTCCTAAAGTACACATATTTTTACAATATGTTTGAATAAAGCACAATCGTTTAACAATATAACTAAACATATCATATTAAAACAAAAAAGTGTAAAAAGTATATCTTACAGTCGAAGTAGTGTTCCTTTTTCCCAATTTGAGCAATTTCCACTTTCAAAAACCTATGACATAAAAATTTGGAGACTATTATATTCCAATTAAATAAATCACAGATATCCGGTAATCTCATGTATTGAGAAtctaaaaatcacaaaataggaACTGTGGAAAGATATAAACAGGTAGACCCACATTTTAAGTAGCAATTAGTTGCAAAATTGCCATAGCTGAGCGTTAATAGAGGAATCAGCTAATTTAGCAAGTCAATTTACCAATTTTTCCGTAGCAAAAAAATTGAAGTCACcgatatttttgagaaaaagtGAGCTAGTAGAGAGAAACTAGTGAGCGTGCACTTAAGAATTTGGACACGTGCATATTACCCGGTTCATGCTAGAGCTTCTTTAATCGCAATTTATATTTGAAACGATTTGCCAATGGTAAGGGTATAATTGAACCAAAAGTCAAATGAAGGGAAAAAATAGCTCAATTTACATGAGCAAATTTGTaccattttttctttttaatgtaTAAGTTTTAATATGTAGTCTCCATACGTTCTTGCCATTTTTTGGATAATGTCGAGTTAAAAGGATTAAGTTTTCAGACCGATTAAAAGATACGGCAGAGTCGGCGCCGATTATGCATGTCACCAGAAGCATATGAAGTGTATACCATTAAAGCTGTGATGTTTTTGAAAGaatattattaaaaataaaaaattcaagcGAAGAtggcaattttttttatttaaatatttgaaaTTGTTATTTGCAGCATGGAAATTTTGGCACGGGTGAAAATGAAATTTGTTTACTAATAGAATAGTCCTCATGTTGCGTATTATACTATATTTATTTATGTTTAGAGCTATTATATTACGGCCTTGATGTTAGCTAGCTCTAAGTGCAGCAGCTATTATGTTATGTAAAAGCCAAAAGGTTGTGAAAGATCACATAcgtgctatttttattttataaattagaaATTCGTTGAGCTAGCGGCGCACAGTTAGAAACTCGATAGAGATCATATACTTGCTATTGCTAGTACGAATGAACTGCTTCACATTCAATCTCCGCCTCTGAACTTCATCCCCATAAGAGAGTAATCAGAGGCGGAGCTAGAGCATCAGGAGCGGGTTCGAGCTAGTATTTTTTGTCCGAACCTATTGTATTTATGTtaaaaaattcattgaatatgtataaattattaatttagaatccaGTAATTTAACACGATTAGAATTAATCTCGAACTCATACGCTTGAAATTCTGGCCTCGCCTCTAGGAGGAATCGTAGTTGTTTGAACATTTTGGAAGAATTAATGCATAATGAGCCCTAGGAGGCATTAATGCTAGTACATCGCAGGTACTTTTCACTTTTGCATTGTATTTGACATCCCAAATCCTTTTAATGTTCAACTACATTCAGTTCATTTCAAATTAATTTTTCCGTTTTGCAACGGTTAATTAATGTAATTTAAACACATTAGCTGACCATGCCATTATATAATCTCCTTCCTATGCAGATTTTCCATAGTAccttaattaattaaatcctatattctAATACTTTAGCAAAGATGACATACAAGTTAATGCTTCTCGTTGTTTTGGGTGTTCTTATTCAAACTTCCTCTGCAAGGAAACTTCTTGGGGATTCATTTTTACCCAATTTTAACTTAAACGGAGGGTTTGACCAAATTCTAGGAGGTCTTGGTGGCGGCGGCGGCGGTGGCGGAGGTGGAGGAGGTGGAGGAGGGGGTAGTGATGGTGGATTTGGCATCGGCTTTGGATATGGCGAGGGTCACGGATCAGGAGTGAACGGTAGTGGTGGCGGTGGTGGAGGCGGCGGAGGTGGTGGTGGAGGTAGTAATGGTGGGTCTGGTGTCGGCTTTGGATATGGAGAGGGTCATGGGTCAGGTGCAAATGGTGGTGGCGGTGGTGGAGGAGGTGGTGGAGGTGGCGGCGGTGGTGGTAAAGATGGTGATAGTGGTTTTGGTTTCGGAGAAGGATGGGGCCACGGTGGTAGTAGATTTTGATACAAATTTTTTTGCtcaaataattttattatttggcgtGATATAATTCTATTGTTtattaattataataataatCTGCTGGATCGAGATTTTTATGTTACTCTTAATTAGATCGACTTGTTGCATATTCAAATAAGCAAAAATTTCTATTAGGCAGAACACATAGACAAACACTTAAACTATCAAAGAAAGTTCACTTGAACACCTTAATTAAGCCATTTTCCACGGAAACACTTCTACTATACTTTTACTGCACCAGTTTAACACGTCCGACTGACATGGCAAATAACGTGAATATCACTGCATTTGAGCGCGTGAACAACAGAAATATGCTGACAAAAAGGCTATTAACGGTACAAAAAGCCAAATTCCGATTAAGTTTCACATATCAATCAagcaattttcaaaagaaaatagaCATCAACCCAGTTGGGTCTAAGGATTCAGAAAATAGAGGCAAACCAAATTCAAGAAAATTTAGAGAAGTCCAgtaaaagaaacacacaattccACCTACCCAAAATCAATATATTTCAAAAATTCACAAGGAAGCTatttcctcatcttcttcttaaAAACAACAAATTGAGACGAGAAATTACACAAAAGTTCTCCATCTTCCACATAGTCATCTCTATCATCAAAGTCGAGAGcataactttttttttgaaatggaaGCTCAGAGTAACTTTAAAGAATTACACTGAAATTGTCTTCTTCTTTAAAGATTTCTTCGGGTTACAATATTTTTCTTCCTTACAAGGTTCTTCCATTTGGATCCAGCAACAAGTTCAGAAAATTCCTTCATTCATCTTTCTATCAGCGAttcttttttcttcatcaccTCTTTCTTGTAGCAAAGAATTTGCTTTTCACCTGTTGTGTTTGGTTCCTAAGAAACTTTTTCACCTCCATTGTTGGGCTCTAAGTCATTCTTCTCAGGTTTGGGCGGATTTTACTGGAATCGAATTTGGGACTTAGGGCTTTTTTTGGTCGTTTGTTTTTTTAGGAATGTGTAAAGAGGGTTATAATTAGGAATAGAGTAAATATGTTTAGTTTTAGACGGTAAAATAATCTGTGTGCCATTGTAAAAAACGTGTCAATTTTTAATTGGTTAGATTATCCATGCTGGAAGCGCGTAATCAAACGCGTCAAGAATTTTTATAAGCTCAGGTCGGACGTGTTAAACTGGTGCAGTAAAAGTATAAAAAAAGTGTTTCGGTGGAAAATGGCTTAGTTGAGGTGTTCAAGTTAACTTTCTTTGATAGTTTAAGTATCTGTCTATGTATTCTGCCTTTCTGTTATGTAATAATAGACTGAAAGTAATATAGTCAGTTTTTGGTGTATGATTTTGAATTTAATAGAAGTTACATGCTCTTCTGTACTTATGTTATTACATCTGAATATTTGACTTAGAGcctgtttggacataagaaatttttctcttttttgcaaaaaaaattcatttttttttcaaattagcaTTTGTTCATAAAAATTTGTAATTTTCACTTAAAGatacattttgaaaattttcgaaaatttgaaaaactccaaaaaattattttttaaaatttccactcaaatcactcacaaaacttcaaaaacaatcaaaaattatattcatgtccaaacacaactaaAATACTATTAAACTTGATTTGTGGATCTAAAGATATGTGATTCAGTTCAATACCAATTagtaatcaagaaatatgaagtagaaatgaaagatagaAGTGAAACAAACCAATAATACTTGACAGTGGTGACTTCAAGACGGTGACCTCGAGATAGGCTAAGAGCAGTAAAGTAAGAAAAGTAAAGTAAGAACAATGGAGCTAAAGGACAATGCTGATGAATAGTAGGCaaaaaagtagagagtatattcttttctcaGTCAAAGATGGTGTTACAAATGATTgaagtcccctttatataatacggtaaccctaaataaggaatatttctatttacagtaggGAATATATTTggtacaactgtctaaccgcctagtacggaatagTACGATCATATTTCAGGATTTGCGTCATGACTTTGGGAACGTGGCAGGAATCTAACTCGTTCTGGTACAAATTCATAACGATACTATTTCGGGCTCGGTATGCATCATGCTTCGAACTCGGGTCTGGTCCCTCGAGCTCGAGCTTGGTCTTGTCCAGACTCGGACTTCGGACGACCTCTCCAGTATACAGATCGAAGGCATTCGAcctttaccgtatacagatagtccccgcatttcttagagtgagatgataagaaatgatttgaacctcgattttctcGAACCTCTTATGATGACGTCAGGCCCGTGACGTAGGCGCTTGAAGTGATAAAAAATCTCATGTCAGCTCGCTTTCCCAAAACATCAAATGCACTCCAGCACTAGTCGTCCACTTGCACCGCCGATCCACCGTCGCCTTTTTCTAAATAAGAGGCTACTCTGTTGAACTAAGAACCATACTTTTTTTCATCTTCATCTACTTTTGATCTTTTCCCCTCTTTGCATCCTTCTTTAATCTTCTATTTCCATGGTTCAAACCTGCGATCACAAGGTCATATGATAGAAACTTTACCGGTTATGCCAAGGCTCCCGTTTTCAAAGCTTCGATTTGAAGCAATGGGAAAAAGGCGCTGAATCCTTCCCGTATCAGAAAATACGCGAACTTTACACTGCTGCttatctctcttaacttcaacctgatGTAGCACTTTattccttttgctttccatggaatGAGGTGGCACTATCATCTACTAATTTTTGCATCTTACGCCGGAACAACGTCCTAAGGATGAACATTCTTGGATCGTTGCTCGTGCATCTTGCAaccttttgatttttcttgtgaTAGAAGGTGAAGCTACATCTTTTTATCTTCCCTTCTGGTCTTTTCTTTTGCCACTCTTTTTAACGGAcaatgtgtcacgaccccaaataccccggtcgtTATGGCACCTATCACAGTATTAGGCAAGCCAACTCAACATTTAACCACAACAAAATCTTTTATAAAAATCATTTTCTAATATCGAATTAGTCTCAAATTTGTCATGTGAAATAGATGAATAAAATAGAATATGCGGAAAACCAGTACAAAATACCAACATAGCCTAACGTTCCGGTGTCACTAgtcaagagcctctaaatacaactcaaACTGActgaataatacatcataagtctgAAATAGCAGAatactaagataggaaggaggaaagcagggctgcgaacaccgtgcagctaccttgcagtctctgATAAAGCTTTGAGAGTGTTGGAAGCTCTCACTCTAATGTCCGggcacctggatttgcacacaaggtgcagggagtaatgtgagtacgccaactcagtaagtaactaaagtaaataaggtctgagtgcagtgacgagtatgaaagacaacccttcccaaccatccgatgggccttcagaaatgaaatcaccctactaaggacaaaatcagtcgaacctcaccactcaatccgtggcacacccggcatagccaacgtcactgtcttagcatgacagtccaatatagaacgacacagagataaccaatccatgcccaatataacgtCAAAGTgtaccatacaaagcaacaacaggtccactcgggtctccaaacccccaatagttaccacacatgaccggtatacacggtccacaactatagtatcgcccactagagTAAATACACGAAGATataaaataagagactcacggggcatatccagataACGAGCAATATGACgtcacatatgaaaaagtggaactaggatcaaataatacagaggcatctctgtggcaggctgagacaatacctgtaatcacaacatctaaaGCAACATCAtctggtctagctgggagtgcatagaaatggacCTGACTTCTCCCGATCAAACTCCCCCTCTATGGAGACCACTAGCCGACTAACCCCTACCCTTAGCTGCCTGAGCGGGTGGTGACGTAACTAGAGCTGAAGTCGAgagctgacccctctgctgagacggatcctcaagaagacgaggacactgcctcctcatatgtccaaactctccacactcgtaacaactccctggtgcggggaacggggactaaagggaacctcTAGCActagaatgaccagtagaaggacctggcatggaaaaaccttgaaccgatggagcacggacgaactctgggctggtaaagcactgagtgatgaatggccctgatgcgagctatgagaaccatgacccgataatGCCCCACAATGAattgggcgagctgactgagcatgcctaaatggacggCCTTTGCCGTGCTGAAACGGACCTCtcgaaggaacaccaccaaaactaccagatccctgagGCCTCTTGACCTCTCTCTCATCTCGATCTTGGCGACAAACTGATTCAATCTCGCAAGCGATatgaacaacctcctcaaaggtagaaCCTGACActctctccctggtcatgagaatctgaagttgatatgtgaggccatcaacgaacttcttgatcctctctctatccgtaggaaccaaccaaatagtaTGACGAGGTAACTCtgagaaccttatctcatactacattacagtcatatctccctgacgcaactgctcgaactgtctGCGTAACttctctctgcgagactgtggcacatacttctccaaaaagagaacggagaactgctaccaGGTAAGGGGCACTGCATCAATAGGCATGTGCCtatcataagcctcccaccaagtaaaggcagctccagaaaactaaaaagtagtaaatgctacaccactggtctccagaatacccgttgtgtGAAGAATCCTTtcacacttgtccaagaaaccctgggcatcctcaccctctgtaccactgaaagtcggaggctgaagtatACCAAAGCTCTCCAATCGATGCTGCTCGTCGTCAGGCATAACGGGTACCACATAATCCTgggctggtgcaaccggctgggctggaggtgcccccgatgtctgaagtccctgcacaacctactCAAGTGTATGAGcaacgggagtctgagtgcctcccctagcctgagaagtagctgtggccgtagtaactgagattGCCTGAGCCAaaccagtgcacactgatagaatctgagccagagCCTCATGAAAGcatggaatcacaataggcacagccggtgcctgagctggtgctgctggagcgtccacatctgggacctgatcctgaactggggcagctggtggatctgcaggtgctgccctagctgttgtgcgggccacacccctgccccctACCATGACCTCTACCGCGACCCCGGCTTccagtggccccaactggtggtattaATGGTCGTCCGTCTTGACCGGtaacacgtgtcctcaccatctgtgaaagaatagaataAAAAGAAGTTTAGTCCtagaatcaatagattcgcacgacaggaatttcaagaatgtgaagtttttcctaaaggttctgcagcctctcgaggataagtacagatgtctctgtatcgATCCTCGATACACTACTAAACTGGATCATGACCCatgagacctatgcaacctaggctctgataccaacttgccatGACCCCAAATAcctcggtcatgatggcgcctatcacattactaggcaagccaacccaacatTTAACCATAGCGAAATCTTTTATAAAAATCATTTTCTAATATCGAATAAGTTTCAAATTTTTCATGTGAAATAGATGAATAAAACAGAATATGTGGAAAACTAGTACAAAATACCAACACAGCCTAACGTTCCGGTGTCCCTAGTCAAAATCCTCTAAATACAACTCAAACTGACTGAATAATACATTATAAGTCTGAAATAACAGAATACTaaaataggaaggaggaaagcagggctgcgaacaccatgcaactaccttgcagtctccgataaaactctgagagtgctggaagctctcactctgatgtccgggcacctggatctgcacacaaggtgcatcgagtaacgtgagtatgccaactcagtaagtaactaaagtaaataaggtctgagtgcagtaacgagcagttaaaatcatataatatgtCTCAACCGAAATATCAAgtcaaattttgcaatttaaaaGCCAGACATTTTGTAAAACTTCAGTTTCGAttaaaaatcctttgaaa encodes the following:
- the LOC104218170 gene encoding putative glycine-rich cell wall structural protein 1, coding for MTYKLMLLVVLGVLIQTSSARKLLGDSFLPNFNLNGGFDQILGGLGGGGGGGGGGGGGGGGSDGGFGIGFGYGEGHGSGVNGSGGGGGGGGGGGGGSNGGSGVGFGYGEGHGSGANGGGGGGGGGGGGGGGGKDGDSGFGFGEGWGHGGSRF